A genome region from Babesia bigemina genome assembly Bbig001, chromosome : I includes the following:
- a CDS encoding nuclear transport factor domain containing protein, putative, with amino-acid sequence MATGMNPQYNEVGLQFVRMYYQLMETDRKSLANFYNEQSMMTFENSSHCGRDQIMEKLLNNPSSKYSILTCDCQPSPNNGVIAFTMGDVSLDNSPPMKFAHVVQLFPNGNSYFVLNDVFRLCIG; translated from the exons ATGGCGACGGGAATGAATCCGCAGTACAACGAGGTCGGCCTCCAGTTCGTCCGGATGTACTACCAGCTCATGGAAACTGACAG GAAGAGCCTCGCCAACTTCTACAACGAGCAGAGCATGATGACCTTCGAGAACTCCAGCCACTGCGGCCGCGACCAGATCatggagaagctgctgaacaACCCGAGCTCCAAGTACTCCATCCTCACCTGCGACTGCCAGCCCTCGCCCAACAACGGAGTCATCGCATTCACCATGGGCGACGTCTCGCTCGACAACAGCCCGCCCATGAAATTCGCGCATGTCGTCCAGCTCTTCCCCAACGGCAACAGCTACTTCGTGCTCAACGACGTGTTCAGGCTGTGCATCGGCTGA
- a CDS encoding Ser/Thr protein phosphatase family protein, putative: MSDIDRDIEQLRRCEYLSESEVKLLCNKAKEILIEESNIQRVDAPVTVLNFSLHSLVYSGEKPRKATAWTRESRRISICGDIHGQFYDFKELLAVGQNIPETNYLFLGDFVDRGYYSVETFLLLLCLKVRYPDRITLIRGNHESRNITQVYGFYDECMRKYGSVNVWSYCTEIFDYFAIGALVDERYFCIHGGLSPSFSTLDEIRYLDRKQEVPHEGPMCDLMWSDPEAMDGWGASPRGAGFLFGGDVVRQFCHQNKVDTIARAHQLVMEGYKWWFNKMLVTVWSAPNYCYRCGNIASIMEVDENLNCSFKKFDAVAPNKRGVPAKKPIPEYFL; the protein is encoded by the exons ATGAGTGACATTGACCGTGATATTGAGCAGCTGCGTCGCTGCGAGTATCTCAGCGAATCCGAGGTCAAGCTGCTATGCAACAAGGCTAAGGAAATCCTCATCGAGGAGTCTAACATCCAACGCGTGGACGCTCCCGTTACGGTACTGAATTTTTCATTGCATTCTCTCGTGTATAGCGGCGAAAAGCCGCGGAAGGCGACCGCATGGACGCGTGAGAGCCGACGAATCAGC ATATGTGGAGACATCCACGGCCAGTTCTATGACTTCAAGGAGCTGTTGGCGGTTGGGCAGAACATCCCGGAGACGAACTACCTCTTCCTAGGCGATTTTGTGGACCGCGGCTACTACTCTGTGGAGACGTTCCTCCTCCTGCTGTGCCTCAAGGTCAGGTACCCAGATCGCATCACGCTCATCCGTGGCAACCATGAGTCGCGCAACATAACGCAGGTGTACGGGTTCTACGACGAGTGCATGCGCAAGTACGGCAGTGTCAACGTGTGGAGCTACTGCACGGAGATATTCGACTACTTCGCCATTGGCGCGCTCGTCGATGAACGGTACTTCTGCATCCATGGCGGGCTCTCGCCCTCGTTCTCTACCCTTGATGAGATCCGGTACCTCGACCGCAAGCAGGAGGTGCCGCACGAGGGGCCCATGTGCGATCTGATGTGGAGCGACCCCGAGGCGATGGACGGCTGGGGGGCGAGcccgcgcggcgccggtttCCTCTTCGGAGGGGACGTGGTCCGCCAGTTCTGCCACCAGAACAAGGTCGACACGATCGCCCGGGCCCACCAGCTGGTCATGGAGGGTTACAAGTGGTGGTTCAACAAGATGCTGGTCACCGTGTGGTCGGCGCCGAACTACTGCTACCGCTGCGGCAACATCGCAAGCATCATGGAGGTTGACGAGAacctcaactgcagctTCAAGAAGTTCGATGCGGTGGCGCCCAACAAGCGCGGCGTGCCTGCCAAGAAGCCCATTCCGGAATACTTCCTGTGA
- a CDS encoding cytochrome c oxidase subunit Vb, putative → MLHSPFVGGEIEQIIRVATNRAFRETAKAIFVTRQPSFGTWRKAESPHFRAYAREEWSYPQITHMTPNMAYRIVASLSRPVRPTFAVARSDFLRNNARGYVHFSRTQTHDFELPIDTMPKDIDALMKTDPKMMDYFGSYWYWRIRGESTLMDADSLPKKSYKQLAVDLGMQVVNEPSEHMLGLLELYEYLKTSPFVGPFGTIKNPVLVPSVLTERVVGCTGGAGEHEHVPLWFRCREGFLYRCGECDQIFMLVRVLYSLPDGEDPFPVDPDIDDVFNKDVLAKGHLKWNSGEYLRWPVGNATYKQLFLQGKWGNPVPEITASKDADADPNRLSEFRPQ, encoded by the exons ATGCTACATTCCCCATTTGTCGGCGGCGAAATCGAGCAGATAATACGCGTCGCCACCAACCGTGCGTTTCGTGAGACTGCAAAGGCGATTTTTGTCACGCGACAACCGTCATTTGGAACGTGGCGGAAGGCGGAATCGCCGCATTTTCGTGCGTACGCGCGCGAGGAGTGGTCGTACCCGCAGATCACCCATATGACGCCAAACATGGCCTATCGCATCGTCGCCAGCctctcgaggccggtgaGACCCACCTTTGCCGTGGCTAGGAGCGATTTTTTGCGCAACAACGCCCGGGGCTATGTCCACTTTTCGCGTACGCAGACGCATGACTTCGAGCTCCCGATAGACACCATGCCGAAGGATATAGACGCCCTCATGAAGACGGACCCGAAGATGATGGACTACTTCGGTAGCTACTGGTACTGGAGGATCAGGGGCGAGTCGACGCTGATGGACGCCGACTCGCTGCCGAAGAAGTCGTACAAGCAGCTGGCCGTCGACCTCGGCATGCAGGTCGTCAACGAGCCCTCGGAGCACATGCTGGGCCTCCTGGAGCTCTACGAGTACCTGAAGACCTCCCCCTTCGTCGGCCCGTTCGGCACAATAAAGAACCCCGTGCTGGTGCCCAGCGTGCTCACCGAAAG GGTTGTTGGCTGCACTGGTGGCGCCGGCGAGCACGAGCACGTGCCGCTGTGGTTCCGCTGCCGCGAGGGCTTCCTGTACCGTTGCGGAGAGTGCGACCAGATTTTCATGCTGGTCAGAGTGCTGTACTCACTGCCCGATGGAGAGGACCCCTTCCCGGTTGACCCGGACATCGACGACGTGTTCAACAAGGACGTGCTGGCCAAGGGTCACCTCAAGTGGAACTCCGGAGAGTACCTGCGGTGGCCCGTGGGCAACGCCACCTACAAGCAGCTGTTCTTACAGG GCAAATGGGGGAATCCAGTGCCCGAAATCACCGCGTCTAAAGACGCGGACGCTGACCCTAACCGGCTGTCCGAATTCAGGCCTCAGTAA
- a CDS encoding 50S ribosomal protein L25 has translation MSFKNILKREHWKILKRQLCEQFREHSRDTEATVAAHTWPRFVQKEHLLASKLVPAIITAHGPPRKICIKVSDIFRLAFDEEHGHLSHLFSGRLYNLQIGDAVERCVVTHVHADPIEKVLYFVKFSRHVEGCISEVDIPCTVVGLLASPAYLKGYHVQLMMPTIKCEVAGKTVPPPFLIDVSKLDFREPFNSIMLKDIAHLLPEDESVLFHRSYNPDTQEVVCTYQAGSLPEEPLPPDYVDPNFLNKKGRRIHLTYKGFFPKQ, from the exons ATGTCGTTTAAGAACATCCTCAAGCGGGAGCACTGGAAAATACTGAAACGGCAGCTGTGTGAGCAGTTTCGCGAGCACTCCCGCGACACGGAGGCTACCGTGGCCGCGCACACCTGGCCCCGGTTCGTTCAGAAGGAGCACCTCCTGGCCAGCAAGCTCGTGCCGGCGATCATCACCGCGCACGGCCCGCCGCGCAAAATATGCATAAAGGTCAGCGACATCTTCCGGCTGGCCTTTGACGAGGAGCACGGCCACCTCAGCCACCTCTTCAGTGGAAGGCTGTACAACCTGCAGATCGGCGATGCCGTGGAGCGCTGCGTGGTGACGCACGTGCACGCCGACCCGATTGAGAAGGTGCTGTACTTCGTGAAGTTCAGCCGCCACGTGGAAGGCTGCATATCCGAGGTCGACATCCCATGCACGGTGGTCGGGCTGTTGGCATCCCCGGCTTACCTCAAAG GGTACCACGTGCAGCTGATGATGCCCACCATCAAGTGTGAGGTGGCGGGTAAAacggtgccaccgccgttCCTCATCGACGTGTCGAAGCTAGACTTCAGGGAGCCGTTTAACTCGATCATGCTCAAGGATATCGCACACCTGCTTCCGGAGGACGAAAGCGTCTTGTTCCACCGGTCGTACAACCCCGACACGCAGGAGGTCGTCTGCACGTACCAGGCGGGCTCGCTGCCGGAGGagccgctgccgccggACTACGTCGACCCCAACTTCCTAAACAAGAAGGGCAGGCGCATCCACCTAACGTACAAGGGCTTCTTCCCGAAACAGTAA
- a CDS encoding core histone H2A/H2B/H3/H4 family protein, putative → MASDSDVEGYSTPEEDATFDDVRPSRIPGVGSASRHFFGDDLVVVSSSSPSDSSVQEIEMESVGDEVYVVSPRPQSVTRSARSSSAVSLDLAPSRQTSIGSAIGAAALARENRVLDSDTTLGTSMVDGGRDSFASATSFPRDAESRGSVTGRSDRQPRVSVVGRPIDVGASSVRGSLHNARNTDGGSTSSASRRFATESRPSTSVAAPSQPDMSDAVTASLLAEARAAPVPKRPPIKPVAVLSPARIIAEFKRGSMSKQQAVESLIRYRMNKMLHKNSDRMYVDKDGDVRFVKGYDFGKSRDTRGRVIRRNGLTRIEREILAYQKSTHLLIPRAVFARIVRDIAQTWWRGPEPVKFTVEALSALQAATEDEITRLLEISTACSYHAKRITLRIDDMRLARFCRGRQEYEFFNIKR, encoded by the coding sequence ATGGCGTCcgacagcgatgtagaggggTACTCCACCCCGGAAGAAGACGCCACCTTCGACGACGTGCGCCCGAGCCGCATCCCCGGAGTGGGCAGCGCCAGTCGCCATTTTTTCGGCGATGATCTGGTGGTGGTAtcctcatcgtccccgtcggaTTCTTCAGTGCAGGAGATCGAAATGGAGTCCGTTGGCGACGAAGTATACGTGGTTTCGCCCCGGCCGCAGTCAGTCACTCGCAGTGCGCGAAGTTCGTCGGCGGTATCGCTGGACCTTGCGCCGTCACGACAAACCTCAATTGGCAGCGCCATAGGAGCAGCAGCCTTAGCCAGGGAGAACAGAGTTTTGGACAGTGACACCACGCTGGGCACCTCTATGGTTGACGGTGGCCGCGATAGCTTCGCCAGCGCCACCAGCTTCCCCCGTGATGCAGAGTCCCGTGGCAGCGTCACCGGTCGGTCTGACCGCCAGCCGAGGGTCAGCGTCGTCGGCAGGCCCATCGACGTGGGTGCCAGCAGTGTGCGCGGGTCACTCCACAATGCTCGCAACACCGATGGTGGGTCCACGAGCAGCGCCAGCCGGCGCTTCGCCACGGAGTCGCGGCCGTCCACCTCGGTAGCTGCACCTTCGCAACCGGATATGAGCGACGCCGTTACAGCCAGCCTCCTTGCCGAGGCGCGCGCGGCCCCTGTGCCGAAGCGGCCTCCGATCAAGCCCGTGGCGGTGCTCTCGCCAGCGAGGATCATCGCCGAGTTCAAGCGCGGCTCTATGAGCAAGCAGCAGGCTGTGGAATCGCTGATTCGCTACCGCATGAACAAAATGCTCCACAAAAACTCCGATCGCATGTATGTGGACAAGGACGGGGACGTCCGCTTCGTCAAGGGCTACGACTTCGGGAAGTCGCGTGACACCCGCGGGCGAGTGATCCGCCGCAACGGCCTCACGCGCATCGAACGCGAGATCTTGGCGTACCAGAAGAGCACGCACCTGCTGATACCGCGCGCCGTCTTCGCGAGGATAGTGCGCGACATAGCGCAGACGTGGTGGCGCGGCCCCGAGCCCGTCAAATTCACAGTGGAGGCCCTGTCTGCGCTGCAGGCTGCCACGGAGGACGAAATCACACGCCTGCTGGAGATATCCACCGCCTGCTCGTATCACGCGAAGCGCATCACACTGCGCATAGACGACATGCGGCTGGCACGATTCTGCCGTGGCCGGCAGGAGTACGAGTTTTTCAACATAAAGCGCTGA
- a CDS encoding peptidyl-prolyl cis-trans isomerase, cyclophilin-type f domain containing protein, putative, whose amino-acid sequence MKSFFGVTAFCAIFSLMTAFCGAADADASGSQALYTHAVKMSFAKDGEEIGDIIIGMRADVAPKTVANFLAFCNGRDIDGRTYKYEGTVLHRIIPNFMIQGGDIVNGNGTGTISIYGDRFADETFKLKHEGPGVLSMANAGPNSNGSQFFITTVKTPWLDGRHVVFGKLIEGWPVLQELEAQGTASGKTKTVVTITHCSSKEI is encoded by the exons ATGAAGTCGTTCTTCGGAGTCACTGCTTTTTGCGCAATTTTCAGTCTGATGACTGCCTTCTGCGGAGCCGCTGATGCTGACGCCAGCGGATCCCAGGCGCTCTACACGCACGCCGTCAAGATGAGCTTCGCCAAGGACGGTGAAGAAATTGGCGACATCATCATCGGTATGCGCGCCGACGTTGCGCCCAAGACAGTGGCTAACTTCCTTGCTTTCTGCAACGGGCGCGACATCGACGGCCGCACGTACAAGTACGAGGGAACCGTGCTTCACAGGATCATCCCGAACTTCATGATTCAG GGTGGTGACATTGTCAACGGCAACGGAACCGGCACCATCAGCATCTACGGCGACAGGTTCGCTGACGAGACCTTCAAGTTGAAGCACGAGGGACCCGGTGTGCTGTCCATGGCCAACGCCGGACCCAACTCCAACGGTTCCCAGTTCTTCATCACCACCGTCAAGACCCCGTGGCTCGACGGCAGGCACGTGGTCTTCGGAAAGCTCATCGAGGGCTGGCCCGTGCTGCAGGAGCTTGAGGCTCAGGGTACCGCTAGCGGCAAGACCAAGACGGTTGTGACCATCACGCACTGTTCCTCCAAAGAAATTTAA